The genomic stretch CCCGGTTTACCCGAAGTATTTGTCACACGCAGCCCACTGACAGTCCCCTGCAAGGATTGAGCCGCATTACTCATAGCCGCATTCTGCAACACTTTATCGTCCAACTTCGAAATAGAGTTCGTCATCAACGAACGTTTCTGACTCATTCCATAACCAGTCACCACGACCTCATCCAGCATTTCTGCATCTTCTTTTAAAACAACCTTGTAGATGTTTGGCACTCCCACAACAATTTGTTGTGTTTTGTAGCCTATATAACTTACATCCAGTTTCGCCCCCACAGGTACTTGGATAGTGAAGTTACCGTCTACATCAGTTATTGTACCATTTGTTGTCCCCACCTCCAGGACACTCGCTCCGATAACAGGTTCACCAGTGGCATCTACCACTACCCCCGTTATCGTTTTTGTTTGCGCCATCATGTTTATTGCAAAACAGAGGCATACGATAAAAAAGAGAGCTTTCTTCATGAATCTCAGATTTGGTTGATAAATTAATGTTTAAATAAAAAAGTTTAATTAAGCGTTAGTTTTAAAACACCTCAAAAAGAAAATAATTTTAAAATCAACAGCGAATATATGCACGCATATTTAGTATATACAAGGAATAAAAGGAACTATATCCTTTATTAGTGTTTGTTTTTTAGAATAAACTAAATATTAAGGCATATTTTAAAAAGTTACATAAGGGAATAACTCAAAAAAGAAAAAAAAGTTCATACGGAGAAGATATAACAAGAAAAACCTCCTTGCAATTCTTTGCAAAGAGGTTACTGAATTGTACACCCGATGAGAATCGAACTCATATCGTCGGAACCGGAATCCGGTATTCTATCCATTGAACTACGGGTGCGTCTGAAACTTGGACGTGCAAAAGTACAAAATATATTGTCTTTCTCCTAATAATTTGAGATATTTATCTATCAAAATAATATTTTGCACATTAATTTAAGAACAAAACAATCAATTTGATTATATTTTTACCCAAATATATAACAATATCACAAATAATTTCTATATTTGCAAGCAATTAAAACAATTAGATCTATTTTACAATGAGTTACCTAATTAAACCAGCTAACTATAAAGCCTTGCTTGATTTAAAACAAACAGAGTTAGGCATTAAGCAAATAAAAGAGTTCTTTCAACAGAACTTGTCGTCAGAATTACGTCTGCGCCGTGTCACCGCCCCGCTATTTGTATTGAAGGGAATGGGTATCAATGATGACTTGAGCGGAACCGAACGGCCGGTATCTTTCCCTATTAAAGACTTGGGAGACGCACAGGCCGAAGTTGTCCATTCATTGGCAAAATGGAAAAGGCTGACTTTGGCCGATTACAATATAGAACCGGGTTATGGCATCTATACCGACATGAACGCCATCCGGGCTGATGAGGAATTAGGTAATCTCCACTCACTATATGTAGACCAGTGGGACTGGGAGCGTGTAATTACCAAAGAACAACGCACAGTTGATTTCCTGAAACAAATAGTAACCCGTATTTATGCAGCCATGCGCCGCACAGAATATATGGTATGCGAAATGTATCCGCAGATCAAACCCTTCCTGCCACATGACATTCATTTCATCCACTCAGAAGAGCTTTGCCAAATGTATCCCGACAAAACTCCGAAAGAACGCGAACATGCTATTGCGCAAAAATATGGTGCTGTATTTATTATAGGTATAGGATGTAAACTGAGTGACGGTAAAGAACATGATCTGCGTGCACCTGACTATGATGACTACACCACAATTAATCCGGAAACCGGACTCCCCGGTCTGAATGGTGACTTGTTGGTTTGGGATAAAATATTAGACCGTTCTGTTGAGCTTTCCTCTATGGGTATCCGTGTAGACAAAGAAGCGTTACTCCGCCAACTGACACTCAGCGGACAGGAAAAGCGTAAAGAATTGTACTTCCACAAACGCTTGTTGGATGAAACTCTGCCTTTATGTATCGGCGGTGGTATAGGACAATCACGACTCTGTATGCTTTATTTACAGAAAGCCCATATAGGTGAAATCCAAGCCAGTATATGGCCCGAAGATATGAGAAAAGAATGCGCTCAATTGGGTATGCAACTTATTTGATTATAATCTATCAGCAATCGAAGAAGAGGGTGATACAAAAGTCATCCTCTTTTTATTTGTCATTTTTACAAATAACCCCT from Phocaeicola dorei encodes the following:
- the asnA gene encoding aspartate--ammonia ligase translates to MSYLIKPANYKALLDLKQTELGIKQIKEFFQQNLSSELRLRRVTAPLFVLKGMGINDDLSGTERPVSFPIKDLGDAQAEVVHSLAKWKRLTLADYNIEPGYGIYTDMNAIRADEELGNLHSLYVDQWDWERVITKEQRTVDFLKQIVTRIYAAMRRTEYMVCEMYPQIKPFLPHDIHFIHSEELCQMYPDKTPKEREHAIAQKYGAVFIIGIGCKLSDGKEHDLRAPDYDDYTTINPETGLPGLNGDLLVWDKILDRSVELSSMGIRVDKEALLRQLTLSGQEKRKELYFHKRLLDETLPLCIGGGIGQSRLCMLYLQKAHIGEIQASIWPEDMRKECAQLGMQLI